In a genomic window of SAR116 cluster alpha proteobacterium HIMB100:
- a CDS encoding ketol-acid reductoisomerase (PFAM: Acetohydroxy acid isomeroreductase, catalytic domain~TIGRFAM: ketol-acid reductoisomerase) — protein sequence MRVYYDQDADVGLIKSKKVVIVGYGSQGHAHAANLKDSGVAEVAVALREGSSTRAKAEAAGFKVMSVAEAAAWGDVVMMLTPDELQADIYSDEIANNIRPGAAIAFAHGLNVHFNLIEPRGDIDVFMVAPKGPGHTVRGEYMKGGGVPCLLAVYQDASGNTHDIGLSYASAVGGGRSGIIETTFQEECETDLFGEQAVLCGGLVELIKAGYETLTEAGYAPEMAYFECLHEVKLIVDLIYEGGIANMNYSISNTAEYGEYVTGPRIITEDTKAEMKRVLEDIQSGRFTRDWMLENKVHQANFKATRRRNAAHNIEEVGERLRGMMPWIGANRLVDKDKN from the coding sequence ATGCGTGTGTATTATGATCAGGATGCCGATGTTGGTCTGATTAAATCAAAAAAAGTTGTGATCGTCGGCTATGGCTCTCAAGGTCATGCTCATGCAGCGAATCTAAAAGACAGTGGTGTTGCTGAAGTTGCTGTTGCTTTGCGTGAAGGCTCATCAACCCGTGCCAAGGCAGAAGCTGCAGGGTTTAAGGTGATGTCTGTTGCTGAAGCTGCTGCCTGGGGTGATGTGGTCATGATGCTGACGCCTGACGAGCTGCAAGCAGACATATATTCTGATGAGATTGCAAATAACATTCGCCCCGGTGCTGCGATTGCCTTTGCCCATGGTCTGAATGTGCATTTTAACTTGATTGAACCGCGTGGTGATATTGACGTGTTTATGGTTGCACCAAAGGGGCCTGGCCATACCGTACGCGGCGAATATATGAAAGGCGGCGGTGTACCATGTTTGCTGGCCGTATATCAGGATGCCTCAGGAAACACACATGATATCGGCCTGTCTTATGCCAGTGCTGTCGGCGGCGGCCGTTCAGGCATTATTGAAACAACATTCCAAGAAGAGTGTGAAACAGACCTGTTCGGCGAGCAGGCCGTTCTGTGTGGCGGTCTGGTCGAATTGATTAAAGCTGGTTATGAGACTCTGACCGAAGCTGGTTATGCACCTGAGATGGCTTATTTCGAGTGTTTGCACGAGGTAAAGCTGATTGTGGACCTGATTTATGAAGGTGGTATCGCCAACATGAATTATTCAATATCAAACACAGCAGAATATGGTGAATATGTTACTGGCCCTCGGATTATCACAGAAGACACCAAAGCAGAAATGAAGCGGGTGCTTGAAGATATCCAGTCAGGACGCTTTACTCGCGACTGGATGTTGGAAAACAAGGTCCACCAGGCGAACTTTAAAGCAACACGTCGTCGGAATGCAGCTCACAATATTGAAGAGGTGGGCGAGCGTCTGCGGGGCATGATGCCATGGATCGGTGCCAACCGGTTGGTTGATAAAGATAAGAACTAA
- a CDS encoding cell shape determining protein, MreB/Mrl family (PFAM: MreB/Mbl protein~TIGRFAM: cell shape determining protein, MreB/Mrl family): MFGSVFGFLSADIGIDLGTANTLVYVKGRGIVLNEPSVVAMAQVRGKTQVLAVGEEAKVMLGKTPGNIQAIRPMADGVIADFEVAEEMIKHFIRKVNGRFSIASPQMIICVPSGSTAVERRAIQESAEAAGARRVFLIEEPMAAAIGADLPVTEPSGSMVVDIGGGTTEVAILSLGNIVYAHSVRVGGDKIDDAIIGYMRRTHNLLIGEATAERIKKTIGIARRPEKSSGVRIEVRGRDLVNGVPKEINISESQVADAISDPLKQIVEGVKMALEQAPPELAADIVEKGIVLTGGGAMLREMDTVLREATGLPISIAEDPLFCVVMGTGRCLEELKTLRHVLIGA, encoded by the coding sequence ATGTTTGGTTCAGTTTTTGGGTTTTTATCAGCGGATATTGGTATCGATTTAGGCACCGCTAACACGCTTGTCTATGTCAAAGGGCGCGGCATCGTGTTGAATGAGCCGTCTGTCGTTGCTATGGCGCAGGTTCGCGGCAAAACACAAGTGCTTGCTGTTGGTGAAGAAGCCAAAGTTATGTTGGGGAAAACCCCAGGCAACATTCAGGCGATCCGGCCGATGGCTGACGGTGTTATCGCTGATTTTGAAGTCGCCGAAGAGATGATCAAACATTTTATTCGTAAGGTGAATGGCCGGTTTTCAATCGCCAGCCCACAAATGATCATTTGTGTGCCATCTGGGTCAACAGCTGTTGAGCGGCGCGCTATCCAGGAATCGGCAGAGGCTGCGGGTGCACGCCGGGTGTTCTTGATCGAAGAGCCAATGGCAGCTGCAATTGGTGCGGATTTGCCGGTTACAGAACCATCGGGATCGATGGTCGTTGATATTGGAGGCGGCACGACAGAGGTAGCAATTTTGTCATTGGGTAATATCGTTTATGCCCATTCTGTGCGGGTCGGCGGTGATAAAATTGATGATGCGATTATTGGTTATATGCGTCGTACTCATAATCTGCTGATTGGAGAGGCAACGGCCGAGCGGATTAAAAAGACAATCGGTATTGCCCGTCGGCCGGAAAAATCATCCGGTGTACGCATTGAAGTGCGAGGGCGCGATTTGGTAAATGGCGTCCCGAAAGAGATTAATATCTCTGAATCCCAAGTGGCTGACGCGATTTCTGATCCTTTGAAACAGATCGTTGAAGGGGTGAAAATGGCGCTTGAGCAGGCGCCGCCAGAACTAGCTGCAGATATCGTGGAAAAAGGAATTGTTCTGACAGGCGGTGGAGCCATGTTGCGGGAAATGGATACTGTTCTGCGTGAAGCGACAGGATTGCCAATTTCGATTGCTGAAGATCCGCTTTTCTGTGTGGTTATGGGAACAGGTCGCTGTCTTGAGGAGCTGAAGACACTTCGTCACGTTCTGATCGGGGCTTAG
- a CDS encoding rod shape-determining protein MreC (PFAM: rod shape-determining protein MreC~TIGRFAM: rod shape-determining protein MreC), giving the protein MAGRKTTKRASQSKRVSQLFYIFLGFLLILIGKADIMAVRTAQNDVSELFAPLFDVVSAPVRAVETMFEGVRTVASLREETVRLRAENDRLKRWQRRAEILESENRQLRTVLGAVIPPDRQAITARAITAPGSSFSHAMQIIHGPDQRIQRGDPVVTANGLVGYIVEVGQRFSWVLLLSDVNSRIPVLLSSSSWPGLAIGQNSGALALSFLPLEAEPKENELVLTSGHGELLPAGLPVGRVIAARGRKFYIEPAVDLRTVSFVSILVRPEGSAPESISVLERFFTPLPEKDDGRLLEGFSTKDVIQ; this is encoded by the coding sequence ATGGCTGGGCGCAAAACTACAAAGCGCGCAAGCCAGTCCAAAAGAGTCTCTCAGCTTTTTTATATTTTTCTTGGCTTTTTGCTGATTTTAATTGGTAAGGCAGACATCATGGCTGTGCGAACAGCCCAGAATGACGTCTCTGAGTTATTTGCACCTTTATTCGATGTGGTGTCTGCACCTGTGCGCGCTGTTGAGACGATGTTTGAGGGGGTGCGGACCGTTGCGTCTCTGCGTGAAGAGACGGTCAGGTTGAGAGCTGAAAATGACCGTCTGAAGCGATGGCAAAGGCGCGCAGAAATACTGGAATCTGAAAACCGGCAATTACGAACAGTTCTGGGAGCGGTTATTCCGCCTGACCGTCAGGCGATCACCGCCAGAGCCATCACCGCACCCGGCAGCAGCTTTTCACATGCCATGCAGATTATACATGGCCCTGACCAACGCATTCAGCGTGGAGACCCGGTAGTGACAGCAAATGGGCTTGTTGGCTATATTGTTGAAGTTGGGCAGCGGTTTTCTTGGGTTTTGCTGCTGAGTGATGTGAATTCCCGCATACCTGTATTGTTGTCAAGCTCATCCTGGCCTGGTCTTGCGATTGGCCAGAATTCAGGAGCACTTGCCTTAAGCTTTCTGCCTTTGGAAGCTGAGCCAAAAGAAAATGAGCTTGTCCTGACATCGGGTCATGGTGAACTTCTTCCTGCCGGTTTGCCTGTGGGTCGTGTAATCGCGGCAAGGGGCCGCAAATTTTACATTGAGCCTGCAGTTGACCTCCGCACTGTTTCTTTTGTTTCTATTCTGGTCAGACCAGAGGGCAGTGCACCTGAATCTATTTCTGTTTTAGAGCGGTTTTTCACGCCTTTGCCGGAAAAGGATGATGGACGGCTGCTTGAGGGGTTCAGCACTAAGGATGTCATACAATGA
- a CDS encoding putative rod shape-determining protein MreD, with the protein MSLGPMDKPADLQSVLPVQILCGLAGLLFVLFEGALAQWSIFYNSAPLLALCYIYFMYIAYPFRLSLLAVLLMGIFSEIMFFQMLGVNSIAFVIAALVTQWRATYLADSDFIELWGNFSLIVILVGAIKLIIYFISHFSLPDLSSLLQQTGMTVLLFPIFYVVLVSLSSVLVKIMTVQSS; encoded by the coding sequence ATGAGCTTAGGGCCTATGGATAAACCGGCCGACCTGCAATCTGTTTTGCCTGTACAGATTCTGTGTGGGTTAGCTGGCTTGTTGTTCGTACTGTTCGAAGGGGCTCTCGCACAATGGTCAATTTTTTATAATTCTGCGCCGTTACTTGCGCTTTGTTATATTTATTTCATGTATATTGCCTATCCGTTCAGGCTGTCTTTACTGGCGGTTCTTCTGATGGGCATATTCTCAGAAATTATGTTTTTTCAGATGCTCGGCGTGAACAGCATAGCCTTTGTTATTGCCGCACTTGTGACACAATGGCGTGCTACTTATCTTGCAGATTCAGATTTTATTGAACTGTGGGGAAATTTTTCATTAATTGTCATTCTGGTTGGGGCCATAAAATTAATAATCTATTTTATCAGCCATTTTTCATTGCCAGATTTATCGTCTTTGCTCCAGCAGACAGGGATGACGGTTCTGCTGTTTCCAATTTTTTATGTCGTTCTGGTCTCGCTCTCATCTGTTCTGGTAAAGATTATGACGGTTCAATCCAGCTAA
- a CDS encoding penicillin-binding protein 2 (PFAM: Penicillin binding protein transpeptidase domain; Penicillin-binding Protein dimerisation domain~TIGRFAM: penicillin-binding protein 2), which translates to MKKRKEQKELSSVMTRRMLMVGGGQALLGALLVGRLYQLQIAQTDNYQRLSDRNQFDKRLVQAPRGRLLDARGRLLAGNSEIFELRMLPARISNMRAWLNRVRKIVRLRPAEIESILKRIDDQPDFLEVTVRSNLTQRELSRLAVLSPVLEGASFRKSFRRIYPQGWMTAHITGYVSPANKRDVKANPELRYLPASRIGRSGLERTFEANLRGAAGVERIEMNSKGKPVRVLRDKQATAGDDIRLSIDVGAQSFAAERLRRGKSDIIPLQNPNVQRALLDNSELRAHVTTGDDLVLQDEKGRLVPPESGAATVMDIHTGEIKLMVSVPGYDPNLFSNRLSVRDWRRLNQHPRTPLLNRVTSGLYAPGSTFKMVVLAAALEAGVVSQSTRYECTGEFEFGNSIFHCWNDQGHGNVDSIQALERSCDVYFYQIALKTGINRIHDMARRLGLGLPTEVGFANEKTGIIPDRNWKMESRGTVWTPGETVVAGIGQGFVLTTPLQLAVMTARIANRKYAVSPRLEAVIGTTEMPEFPPLNIAPEIIDVLHRGMRAVTAGLLGTARKYDIDDDGMAGKTGTVQVKRITKEQREKGIIDNIDRPWKERDHALFVAFAPYKRPKYALSLVVEHGGSGSSMAAPIARDILSYVLAESKQEAV; encoded by the coding sequence ATGAAAAAGCGCAAAGAGCAAAAAGAACTGTCTTCTGTTATGACACGGCGGATGCTGATGGTCGGCGGTGGACAGGCTCTCTTAGGGGCCTTGCTTGTGGGCAGGCTCTATCAGCTACAAATTGCGCAAACAGATAATTATCAACGTCTGTCTGACCGTAATCAGTTTGATAAACGACTGGTCCAAGCGCCACGTGGCCGTCTTTTGGATGCGCGTGGCCGGCTTCTTGCTGGAAATTCAGAAATTTTTGAACTCCGGATGCTGCCTGCCCGGATCTCAAATATGAGGGCGTGGCTTAATCGTGTGCGTAAAATTGTCAGGCTCCGTCCAGCTGAAATCGAGTCTATTCTCAAGCGTATAGACGACCAGCCTGATTTTTTGGAAGTGACTGTACGGTCTAATCTTACTCAACGAGAATTGTCTCGTTTAGCTGTTCTTTCTCCTGTTTTGGAAGGGGCGTCTTTCCGGAAGAGCTTCAGACGTATCTACCCGCAGGGTTGGATGACGGCTCATATAACTGGTTATGTCTCACCGGCGAATAAACGAGATGTCAAGGCTAACCCTGAATTACGGTATCTTCCAGCATCGCGGATTGGCCGTTCTGGTCTGGAACGCACTTTTGAGGCCAATCTGAGAGGGGCTGCAGGTGTTGAACGGATCGAAATGAATTCGAAAGGTAAACCTGTTCGTGTGTTACGTGACAAGCAGGCAACGGCTGGTGACGACATCAGGCTTTCCATTGATGTTGGTGCCCAATCTTTTGCCGCAGAAAGATTACGGCGCGGTAAGTCAGACATTATTCCCCTTCAAAACCCAAATGTGCAAAGAGCTTTGCTCGATAATTCTGAATTGCGGGCCCATGTCACAACCGGTGATGATCTGGTCTTACAGGACGAAAAGGGCCGGCTGGTGCCTCCAGAGTCTGGTGCGGCGACGGTAATGGATATTCATACAGGGGAAATCAAACTAATGGTTTCCGTGCCTGGGTATGATCCGAATTTATTTTCAAACCGCCTTTCCGTCAGGGATTGGCGCAGGCTAAACCAACATCCGCGTACACCCTTGCTGAACCGGGTAACGTCAGGGCTTTACGCGCCGGGATCAACCTTTAAAATGGTGGTTCTGGCTGCGGCGCTTGAGGCTGGTGTAGTGTCACAGAGCACGCGTTATGAATGTACAGGTGAATTTGAATTTGGAAATTCGATCTTTCACTGCTGGAATGATCAAGGTCACGGCAACGTAGATTCTATTCAGGCACTAGAGCGTTCTTGTGATGTGTATTTCTATCAAATTGCGCTGAAAACAGGCATTAACCGAATTCATGATATGGCGCGACGTCTGGGTCTGGGTCTGCCGACCGAGGTCGGGTTTGCAAATGAAAAGACAGGGATCATCCCTGATCGGAATTGGAAAATGGAAAGCCGGGGGACTGTGTGGACTCCCGGGGAAACAGTTGTTGCTGGGATTGGGCAGGGTTTTGTTCTGACCACTCCTTTACAGCTTGCGGTGATGACAGCACGTATCGCTAATCGAAAATATGCTGTGTCGCCGCGTCTTGAGGCTGTGATAGGCACAACAGAAATGCCTGAATTTCCGCCCTTAAATATTGCTCCTGAGATCATTGATGTGCTTCATCGTGGTATGCGGGCTGTAACTGCAGGGCTTCTGGGAACAGCGCGAAAATACGATATTGATGATGACGGGATGGCGGGCAAAACCGGAACGGTTCAGGTGAAGCGGATTACAAAAGAGCAGAGAGAAAAGGGTATAATCGATAATATAGACCGGCCTTGGAAAGAGCGTGATCACGCCTTATTTGTAGCTTTTGCGCCCTATAAGCGTCCCAAGTACGCGCTGTCTCTTGTTGTTGAGCATGGGGGCTCTGGCTCATCTATGGCTGCACCAATTGCGCGGGATATCCTCAGCTACGTTTTGGCTGAAAGTAAACAAGAGGCGGTCTGA
- a CDS encoding rod shape-determining protein RodA (PFAM: Cell cycle protein~TIGRFAM: rod shape-determining protein RodA), translated as MLLFRFLFRLPWLLLFSIAALVVIGTLALYSASEGSWTPWAERQILRAAIGTVLLFLIAFIPTRWLYNWSYLGIVLAVLVLVSLLFVGVGVGATRWIALGPFNFQPSEPAKLAVIIALARYLSSQTPEQMQSIVTYVPVVVLIAVPFGLVVIQPDLGTSFMLLVGGLAVVFAAGLPRRYVFSGLIAGLAALPILWSQLYNYQKARILTFLNPEADQLGAGYQIAQSKIALGSGGLFGKGFLMGSQSQLNYLPEKQTDFVFTMIGEEFGFIGNLAVLFTYFVILASCLMIAVRCRNRFGQLLCTGISVMLFLYVFVNIGMVTGLLPVVGAPLPLISYGGTAMLTVFIGLGLVVNIALHQHLQDNDLL; from the coding sequence ATGTTGTTGTTTCGGTTTTTGTTTCGCTTGCCATGGTTGTTGCTCTTTTCAATCGCTGCTCTTGTCGTGATTGGGACTTTGGCTTTGTACTCAGCTTCAGAAGGGTCATGGACGCCGTGGGCAGAGCGCCAGATTCTTCGTGCTGCAATTGGCACTGTTCTGTTATTTTTAATCGCATTCATCCCTACGCGCTGGCTCTATAACTGGTCCTATTTAGGGATTGTGCTTGCTGTTCTGGTCTTGGTATCACTGCTATTCGTTGGCGTCGGTGTAGGGGCAACACGATGGATTGCGCTTGGCCCGTTTAATTTTCAGCCATCAGAGCCCGCTAAATTGGCAGTGATCATTGCTCTTGCCCGTTACTTGTCAAGCCAGACCCCAGAACAGATGCAATCTATTGTGACTTATGTTCCTGTCGTTGTGCTTATTGCTGTTCCTTTTGGGTTGGTTGTGATCCAGCCAGATTTGGGAACATCTTTCATGTTATTGGTTGGCGGTTTGGCTGTGGTGTTTGCTGCTGGCTTGCCGCGCAGATATGTTTTTTCAGGCCTGATAGCCGGGTTGGCGGCACTCCCTATTTTGTGGTCCCAGCTTTATAATTATCAAAAGGCGCGCATTCTGACATTTTTAAACCCTGAAGCTGATCAGTTGGGCGCCGGGTATCAGATTGCTCAGTCCAAAATAGCCCTTGGCTCTGGCGGTCTGTTTGGAAAAGGGTTTCTTATGGGGTCTCAAAGCCAGCTGAATTATTTGCCCGAAAAGCAAACTGATTTTGTGTTCACTATGATTGGTGAGGAATTTGGCTTTATTGGTAATCTGGCCGTGCTGTTTACTTATTTTGTCATTTTGGCATCCTGCCTGATGATTGCGGTTCGATGCCGTAACCGGTTTGGGCAGCTATTATGTACAGGCATTTCGGTGATGCTGTTTTTATACGTTTTTGTGAATATTGGCATGGTGACAGGGCTGCTTCCTGTTGTTGGAGCCCCTCTGCCATTGATATCATATGGCGGAACAGCAATGTTGACTGTCTTCATCGGTCTCGGTCTAGTTGTTAACATTGCCCTGCATCAACACCTCCAAGATAATGATCTTCTTTAA
- a CDS encoding ABC-type long-chain fatty acid transport system, fused permease and ATPase component (PFAM: SbmA/BacA-like family), translated as MFESFFPRPKLFFLSAIAWSAVVISIWYGFGDTLGRVLGFALDNDPQNPIIGVGYFISSEFLWFYLYYVLICALFAAFWFRYLPHRWQIWSIVGSQLILFSTYFSVQVSVAINNWRRPFFDAVQNALSDDSTTTAADLYSLILIFTQIAFIWIFVYVLTRFFVSHYVFRWRTAMNDFYISKWGQVRHIEGASQRVQEDTMRFAGIVEGLGVAIVDSIMTLFAFLPVLMALSSNVTSLPFVGEIANPLLTAAIFWSVFGTVFLATVGIKLPGLEFKNQRVEAAYRKELVYGEDDESRAQPPTLSELFSNVRRNYFRLYFHYMYFNVARSFYLQADNIFAYLLLIPTIAVGAITFGLMQQILTAFSQVTNSFQYLVNSWPTIVELLSIYKRLQAFEASIYDTPLPQIDQDFMAVGKED; from the coding sequence ATGTTCGAAAGTTTTTTTCCGCGCCCAAAACTATTTTTCCTAAGTGCGATTGCCTGGTCTGCTGTGGTTATTTCCATTTGGTATGGTTTCGGCGACACGCTTGGTCGAGTGCTCGGATTTGCTCTGGATAATGATCCACAAAACCCTATCATTGGTGTGGGGTATTTTATCTCTTCCGAATTTTTGTGGTTTTACCTCTATTATGTTTTGATCTGTGCGTTATTCGCTGCTTTTTGGTTTCGTTATCTGCCTCATAGATGGCAGATTTGGTCGATTGTTGGCTCTCAGCTGATCCTCTTTTCAACCTATTTTTCGGTTCAGGTGTCTGTAGCCATCAATAATTGGCGGCGTCCATTTTTTGATGCGGTGCAAAATGCGCTTTCTGATGATAGCACCACGACTGCGGCTGATCTTTACAGCCTTATTCTTATTTTCACTCAGATCGCATTTATCTGGATATTTGTTTATGTTCTGACACGTTTTTTCGTTTCGCACTATGTGTTTCGCTGGCGTACAGCAATGAATGATTTCTATATCTCGAAATGGGGTCAGGTACGGCATATTGAAGGCGCATCGCAACGGGTGCAGGAAGATACCATGCGTTTTGCAGGTATTGTGGAAGGCTTAGGCGTTGCAATTGTTGATTCCATTATGACGTTGTTTGCCTTCCTGCCAGTTCTGATGGCGCTGTCAAGTAACGTAACCTCACTGCCATTTGTTGGCGAAATTGCCAATCCGCTTTTAACAGCTGCCATTTTCTGGTCTGTGTTTGGGACTGTGTTTTTGGCCACTGTCGGCATCAAGCTGCCAGGGCTGGAGTTTAAGAACCAGCGTGTTGAGGCCGCTTATCGTAAAGAGCTTGTTTATGGCGAGGATGACGAAAGCCGGGCACAGCCCCCAACATTGTCAGAATTATTTAGCAATGTACGGCGGAATTATTTCCGGCTGTATTTTCACTACATGTATTTCAATGTGGCCCGCAGTTTCTATTTGCAAGCAGATAACATTTTTGCCTATTTGTTGCTGATCCCTACAATCGCTGTTGGAGCGATCACTTTTGGTTTGATGCAACAAATATTGACTGCATTCAGCCAGGTGACAAATTCATTCCAATATCTTGTAAATTCATGGCCAACCATCGTTGAACTGCTCTCAATCTACAAACGTCTGCAGGCATTTGAAGCGTCAATCTATGACACGCCTTTGCCACAAATTGACCAGGATTTCATGGCTGTTGGAAAAGAAGATTAA